A genomic region of Longimicrobiales bacterium contains the following coding sequences:
- a CDS encoding ribosomal L7Ae/L30e/S12e/Gadd45 family protein: MFRLLGLARRAGAVAPGTDAVRRAIREGEARLILMAGDASSVQLDKIRTTLHDRTIPQAVLGDRNTLGAAVGLAPLSAVAVTNRSLADKLVAELKSSGDESSTDAVEA; encoded by the coding sequence GTGTTCCGGCTCTTGGGCTTGGCTCGCCGGGCCGGCGCAGTTGCTCCAGGTACGGATGCAGTGCGCCGGGCAATCCGCGAGGGCGAGGCCCGATTGATTTTGATGGCAGGGGACGCATCGAGCGTCCAGTTGGACAAGATACGGACGACGTTGCATGACCGAACGATCCCCCAGGCTGTTCTGGGTGATCGAAACACTTTGGGTGCGGCGGTTGGTCTCGCTCCGCTTTCAGCGGTGGCTGTGACTAATCGCTCACTGGCAGACAAACTCGTTGCGGAACTCAAGAGTTCCGGAGACGAGAGCAGCACCGACGCGGTGGAGGCGTAA